The segment ATGCAACTCGGCGTCCGCTGCGCCTGGGTCGAGGGCTATCTGGAAGAGCAGTCCTGCATGTCCTTTTCGGACTTTCTGCGTCAGCGGCGCCGATGGTTCCAGGGGCTGGTGCAGGTGGCGCTCCATGCGCCGGTCGCAATCCGCTGGCGCTTATGCCTGGCGCTCAACACCGTGCTTTGGGGCCTCGCGCCTTTCGCCATGTTCTATACGCTTGGCAATCTCGCGCATCACGTCTCGATCAGCCCCGTGGTGCGGGTTCTCGCGAGTTATTCCTTCGCCACCTTCGCAACGCTTTACATTACCGGCCTCGCCGCCAACATGGACGAGCACGGCATCACAAGCTGGTCGCGGCGCGTCTTCCTGACGGCAAAGGTGCTTCTCCTGTTGCCAGTCTTCGCAGCCATGGAAGGGCTGGGGGTTCTCTGGGCACTGCTCAATCCGGCGCGGGGATTTGAGGTGGTCAAGAAATGATCCCGGGCATCTGCCGTGACTCATATTTGTTTCTCGGCTAGGATGCTCGCCCGGTAGTCGAATGGGAATTTGACAGCGATCGAATTCCTAGGCCGTCCTTGGGCGGCTGCGCGCAAGCGACCATAACCGTGCCCCAGTGGCGAAGAGATGGATATGGGAGACGAGTTCACAACGCCGCGCGAGATCGCTGAACTCAACATCGAGCATTTCAGCCGTCTTCTACAGACACCGCTCGACGACCAGACTCGGCAAACCGTGGAAAGACTTCTCGCGGAAGAAAAAGCCAGGCTGGCGGGCCTCCCCGACCCGAAACATCCGGCGGCTGAAGGTCCGAGTATCCCCGCAGATAAGTCCTGAGCGTCTCCAGCCCGCCTGCCGGTTTGGCGTTGGAAATCCTCAAAAATTGACTTCGATCAACGCCCGGTTGCGGCGATCCCGCCAAATTTACCTTCATTGAGTGGCGTCGAAGGCCGGCGCACAAAAGCGTTTCGCCTCACGCCAAGAACAATAGGTGGATTGCAGCCTGCCGTTTGGGCAGGCATCTGCGCCACGCAGGGGAAGTTTCGATCCAATGGATTGGCAACCTATCGATAAAGCGCCTTTCGATCAGGACCTCGAGGTCGGCGTGATCGAGGCCGGGGAGGCTTATGCCCTGGCTTTCCCGTGCCGCCGCGCCGGGAGCGGATGGGCGAATGTGCTGACGCACGAATCCGTTCCCGTGCATCCGAGTCATTGGCGATATTGGCAAGGCGCAAAATGGCCGCCAAACGGCAAGACGGCCGAGGCGCAGACTTACAGGGATGTCTGATCCGGCTGGCAGCCTTTTGCGAGTGGAGCGCCGTCGTCGAAGGGCGCGAGATAATCGATAACCATCTGCCGGAAGCGGGTCAGGCCCTTGTAGGTTTCGAGTTCCGGCGGCAGGTCGCGCAGCACGCGATGCAGGCGCTTGCGCCATTTCTCAACCCGTGCGAGTTCGTCTACGCTCGCGAGGTAGCAACGAATCCCGAACAGGATCGCATTGGAGCGCGGCAGACGGAACAGCGTCTGCAATTCGACGCGCAAATGCACCTTCTGCGCGACATTCTCGGGGGTGACGGTGAGACGATCCGGCCCCCAGACGGGATAGTTCTCGGGGCTCGTGTCGAGCCGTGGATTGATCGTCATCGTCCAGTTCAGCCGGCGGACCGGCTGCGCCTGCTGCAGACGCAGAAGGAACTTGAGCGCCCTGTCGAAGACGCCGATCTGATGCGCCAGCGGCACCGGACCGTGCCACTCGTGGAAGCTCATGCCGACATCGAATTCGAGCGACCAGTCAGCCTGCGTCGTCACCATGCCGCCATCTACGAAGAGGTTATCGTTGCGCTGGTCCTGGAGCGTGAAATCGCCTTGCGCCTGGCGGGTGATATATTCAAACGGCGGGTAGGGAAGCGTCGCGGCGTCGCCGAACGTGAACTTGTCCTCGATGCCGAGCAGCCGGTTTTGCCATGTCCAGGTGGAACCGTTCTTGGAGAGCGAAAAATGCTCCGGGTAATCCCGCGCGAAGCTCTCCATGATGAGTTCGAGCGTGTCCCATTGCGCCGTCATCATATGCGGCAGCACTTTGCAGCGGCCGGGATCGAGCGCCAGCACGCGCGCCCGCTCGCGGCATTCCGCGACATAATGTTCGTCGACGTCGAACGCATGCAGATAGACCGGCGAGGGGCCGACGGGAACATGCGGCTCGATATTGACCGAATACATGTAGGCGTCTTCGCCGAAGGGAAACGGGAAGCGCAGAATGGCCGCGTCGCTGTTGCGATAGGTGAAGTCGTCGTGGAACGTTTCGGTGGGTTTGAAGACTATCGTCATTGATTCCTCGTGCATCGGGTTTGGCGGCCTGCCGATGAGGCCGGGTCAGAGATCGAGGACGATGCGATCTCCCTTCGCGCGCGAGACGCAGATGATCATGGAGCGGTTTTCCGCATGCTCGGCGGCATTGAGATAATGGTCGCGGTGTTCCGGCTCGCCTTCGATAACGTCCGTCTGGCATTGGCCGCAGGCGCCCCCACGGCAAAGGCAGGGCGGCTCAAGACCCGCGGCCTCGATTGCTTCGAGCAGGGTCTGATCTTCGGGCACATGGATTTCAAGGCCACTGCGCTCGAGGATCGCGACAAAGGGCGCGCCGCCCGCATGGGCGCCGCCAAAGGACTCGGAATGGAGCTTTGAGCCCGGCCAGCCGTGCGAGCGCGCGGCCGCCAGCACCATATTCATGAGCCCTTCCGGACCGCAGACGTAAAGATGCGTGCCCAGCGGCTGCTTCCGCAGCATATCGATGAGATCGAACTGCGCGAGCTCGGGGTGAAGATGGATTTTCCCGGCATCGTATCCACGCAGCGCCCGTTCGAACGTCTCGGTTTCTTCAACCCGGCAGAAATGGTGCAGTTCGAAAGGCGCGGGCGTCGTTTTCAAATAGGCGAGATAGCCGAGAAATGGCGTGATTCCGATGCCGCCGCTGATCAGCAGATGTTTGCGCGCGACGTGCGAAATCGGAAACAGATTGCCGGGGAAGTCGGCCTCGACGATCGCTCCGGCATCGACGTGATCGTGGAGAAAGGCCGAGCCGCCGCGCGAATGCGCCACGCGGCGCACGATGATCTCGTAGGCGCTGTTGTCCGGTGCCGTCGCGGCGATGGAATAGGCGTTGCGGAATTTCTTCTGGCCCTCTTTCAGCAGCAGGCGCAGATGCGCGCCGGCGCCGATTGAGGGCAGCGGCGCACGGTCGGCCGATTCGAGGACGAAGCGCTTCAGGAGCGGCGCAATCATCTCCGCTTCGCGCACGCGCAACGTCAGCGTGGCTGTACCGCTCATGGATAGGCCTCTTCAATCGGGGGAAGCGCGCCGGGAAGCTCGGCATCGACCTGGACGCCCATGAAAGCGGCGAGACGCTGCGAGAAGTGATCGCGGACCTGCAATTGCGCCCCGCAGCCGCTGCACACCGCGATATTGGTGCTCACATTTTCGGTGAAGGTCCGGCAATGGACGCAATAGACGCGCCGGCGCTCCGATCCTTGCTGCGTCAGATGGTATTCGTCGCGGTCCATGCCTTTGCCGCGCGCCAACCCGGCAACATCCCAGATGAAGGACTCCCTGCCGATCGCATAAAGGTGCAGTCCGACAAATTCACGCTCCAGCCGATAGGCGAGATGGTCGAGAAGATGCGGCGCGGCGCGGTAATGATAGGTCGGGATGCCGTGATTCACCCGCTGCAGGCCAAGCGAGCGGCTGTCGGGGACGATGGCCCAGAATTCGATCGGCGCGTCCGGCCATGCGGGGGGCGACAAGTTCGGCAGCGCCTCCAGATGTTCGGCGATGATCAAGTGGGCGCGCGCGACCGGCACGAGTTCGAAAGGCTTGTATGTTGGTCGGCTGGGGATAGTCGGACTCGGCATTTCGACATTCTCCGCCGCGTCCTCGCGGCACAACCCCTTGCGTGAGCAAGTGTTTTCGTTTGGTAGCGGAAGTTAAGTCTGGCCGGCAGCGCAAGTCCATGATGCCAACTGGCATCATTGACAGTTTTCCTCCTGAGAAAATTAATGTTCATCGCAAAACCAATTAATGCCGCAAAGCGGGACTCTGGACGAAGCGCCTTTGAGCCAGGCGTGCCGGTGCCGCCTGCGGCCGAAGGAGCGCGCGATGACCAGCCTTGCAAACGAATTGGATGCCATTCCCGAAAAGGGCAAACTGCATAGATCGATTTCCTGGGTCGGCGCGTTCTGGGTTGCGAGCGGCGTGCCGGCGCTCGTGCTGTTCTCTATCGGCGGCATCGCCGGCACGGCGGGCAATCTCGCCTTTCTCATCTGGGCGGCATCGATCGCGCTGGGCTTCGTTCAATCGTTCACCTACGCGGAAATCGCCGGCCTCTTTCCCAACAAATCGGGCGGCGCCTCGATCTACGGCGCGGCGGCGTGGGTGCGTTACGTCAAGTTTGTCGCACCGCTCTCCGTATGGTGTAACTGGATCGCCTGGAGCCCCGTGCTCTCGCTCGGCTGTTCCATTGCAGCGGCCTACGTCCTGAACGCGCTGGCGCCGGTTCCTTCGGCACAGAGCCCGGAGGTCGCACAATGGATCGCGGCGCATGCGGCCACCTTGCACGGCAGCGCCGCCGACCAGACGGCTGCGGCTGTCGCGGCGCTGACGCCGGGCATCCGCAATTGGACCGCTTTCTCGCACACGATCGGTCCGGTCAGTTTCTCGTTGAACGCCGCTTTCTTCGTCGGCGTTGTGCTGATGCTGGTCGTCTTCGCGATTCAGCATCGCGGCATTCTCGGCACGGCGAACGTGCAGAAATGGATCGGCCTGGCGGTCATCATTCCGATGGCGATCGTCGGCGTCGTGCCGCTGTTCAACGGCGCGGTGCATTGGAACAATTTCTCGCCGCTCACGCCGCTCGCCGCGGCCTCCGCGCCGCAACTCGGAAGCTGGAATATCACCGGCTGGACGCTGGTACTCGGCAGCATGTTTATCGCCGCCTGGTCGACCTATGCGTTCGAGACGGCGATCTGCTACACGAGCGAATTCCGCGATCCCGCTAAAGACACGTTCAAGGCGATCTTTTATTCCGGACTGCTTTGCATCGCGCTCTTCGTGCTGGTGCCGTTCACCTTCCAGGGCGCGCTGGGCCTGACGGGCATGCTCGATCCGTCCGTCGTGGACGGCTCCGGCGTGGCGCAGGCCATGGCGCATATGGTCGGCGGCGGCAAGATCATCGAGAGCCTGCTCGTCATGCTGATGATCCTTGCCCTGATTCTGTCGATCATGACGGCGATGGCCGGCTCGTCGCGCACGCTTTACCAAGGCTCGGTCGATGGCTGGCTGCCGCGCTATCTGAACCACGTCAATTCGCATGGCGCTCCCACCCGCGCGATGTGGACCGATCTGACGTTCAACCTCGTCCTGTTGTCGATTGCCTGCGCCGACGCGACGAGCTTCTTCTTCGTGCTCGCGGTGTCGAACTGCGGCTACATCATCTTCAACTTCCTCAACCTGAACTCCGGCTGGCTGCACCGGATCGATTCCGGCCATGTGCCGCGTCCCTACAAGGCGCCGGCGTGGATCATCGGCATCGGCGCGGCGCTGTCCTTCGTCAATGTCATCTTCATGGGCGCGGGCGCCAAAGTCTGGAACCCGGCGGCACTGTGGGCGGGCCTGATCGCGGCGGCGCTCATCATCCCCGTCTTCGCCTTCCGGCATTACGTTCAGGACGGCGGCAAGTTCCCGCACGAGATGCTTGAGGATCTGCAAGTCGGCGGCACCGCCGCGCTGACGCAGAAGAAGGCGGGGATTCTTCCCTATGTCACGCTGGCTGCCGGTGTGGTGACGCTGCTCGTCGCCAACTGGTTCTTCAAGCTCTGACAAACAAGAAAAGACAACGGAGTCCCGCATGAACACGCATGTCTATTCCCGGCAGTCGGTCCTCAACGATCGGCACCGCGCGCTCGGAACGCAGTTCGAATCCTCCTGGAACGATATGCCGATTCCGCAGCGCTACGCGACGGACCCGTATTTCGAGACGGAGGCCGTCCGCTGTCGTGCCGGGCTCTTCGACGTGACATCCCTGCGTCTGATCAATGTCACCGGCAAGGACGCGCTTGCCGCGCTGGAGGAGCTGCTGACTTCGAACATTTCGAAGCTCGGGCCGGGCAAATCCGCCATCAGCAATATTGTCGATGAGAATGGGTCGCTTATCGACGACGTTCTTGTCTACGCCATTGCGCCAGACACCTACCGGCTGTCACATGGCGGCGGCACGCTCGAAGATGTTCTGCCGCTCGTGGCGAAAGGGCGCGACGTGCAATTCCGCAAAGACAACGACACGCATATCCTGTCGCTGCAAGGGCCGAAGGCGCTCGACATTCTGGCGCCGCACACGCCGTTCGATCTCGCCAGTCTCCGCTATTTCGAACATGCGCCGACGATTCTGTTCGGCCGCCCGGTGACGCTGGCGCGCGGCGGCTATTCAGGCGAGCGCGGCTACGAAGTCTTCTGCACCGCCGCCGATGCGGGCTTCATCTGGGATTCCATCGTCGAGGCGGGGAAACCCTTCGGCGCGATCCCGGTTTCCTGGGCCTGCCTCGATATCGTGCGGGTCGAGTCGGCGTTGCTTTTTTTCCCCTTCGATATGCCGGAGGGCGACACGACGCCGTGGGAGGCGGGTGTGCCCTGGACTGTGCATCTCGACAAGCCATCTTTCCGCGGCAAGGACGCGCTCATCCGCCGGCGCGGGCAGGAGCGTGTCGCGCAGGTCGGCATCGAGGTCGATCATGGCGATGCCATCGAGCCGGGCGCGAAGCTGTTCAAGGATGGCGTTGAAGTCGGCGTCGTCAACAGCACGACCTACAGCCAGCATCTGATGCGCTCGCTCGCGCTCGTACATGTCAAACCCGCTTACGCGCCCTTCGGCGCGGAGCTTGACGTTCACAGCGAGGCGGGCGTGTTCAAAGCGCGTGTCGTCAAAGTGCCGTTCTACGATCCGCTGCGACTACGGACTCATCCGCTGGAAGAACGCTCCCCGCGCTGACAATATTCTTTCGGAGGATATGAGAGGGGCGGCCAGTCGATGGTCGCCCCTTTTTACCAGGCGCCGGCTTCGACCCCGCGAAACGACGGCGCGAACTTCCGCACCAGGGCGCGCTCGGAATCGACATTCACCTTGCGATAGATGCGCTGCTTGTAATTCTTGATTACGCCTTTGCTGATTTTCAGCGTCTGGGCGATCTGGCCGGTCGTGCGGCCGTTCATGATAAGCCCGAAAATATCGCGTTCGCGGGGCGTGAGTTCGACCGGGGCGGCGAAATCCTCTGCGGCAACCCGCAGCGAGGAATTGTGCGGTTCGAGCACAAACAGGCGCCCGTGCGGCGCCAGCGGAAAATCACCGCGCAAAGCCTCGAATTTCAGAACGCAGCCATCCAGCGACCGCGTCTGGCCGTGTTCGCAAGCGGAGAATTCGCCGAGCAAGCTGGTGAGGGCGCCATCCGCCGCGACCGCGTCGGCCCAGGCATCGTTCGCATAGACATCGATCCCGAAGCGATCCTGAATCAGCAGCGGCTTGTTGGCCAGTCCGCTCAATTCCAGATCGCTGCCATTGTGTAGATTGGCGAGCATCCAGCTCATATGCGCGCGGTGGCAGCCTTCGAGGGCCGGGAAGACCAGCCGAGCGCGTTCAACGTCAGAGCGCGAGAATTGTCCCTGTTCGCGCTCGAGAAAAAGGCCGTAGCAATCATTCCCCACCGTCGGCAGGAAAACGCTCATCTCGTCGGAAATATTGGCGTTGGGCAGGAAGATACGGCTGTAAGCCTCCGTCCGCATCGAGGACGCTTTGGCTTCGGCGAGCATGATGACGCCGGCGCGGCCCTGGTCCTGCCAAAAATCCGAGAAGGGGTCGATCTCCGAATAGCTGTGGCTATACGTGCTGACGACTTCTTCGGCGACATTGTGCGTGAACAGCACTTGCGGCGTCGTGGCGCGCGAGAAGCGAATGATCCAGCACGACTCATGTCGGATGCTGGCGCCGAAGAGATCGACGAGCTCGTGATGGAATTCCCGCGAGCCGATCGACTTCGCCACCTGTCCGAGCCTGTTGAACCACTCCCTGTCGTTGAGACGCAGCAGCGGCTTATCGGCGTTTCCCGTCATACCTGTCGTTTGCGACATGGCTCCAATCCTGGAATTGGAATTTATTCCAAGAGAAAAGGACAGCTCGGCGGCTTTTTCAATGGCAACTTGCGTAAAGGGCATTGCCGGCGGCCGAATTCTGTCGAGCGGGGAGCAAATTGGGTGCCAAATGCCCGATGATCGTCGAATAATTGGAGCGCGCGGGCGCCGCGACACGCGCAAGAATTCTCCTATACCGGCTGCCGCATGGCTGAGGCGCTGCCGCAATTATGTTGCTATCTCAATCGGATAAAGCATGGGTTCTTGGAAAGGAGCGCCAATGATCTCGGCGACGTCGGACTGCAGTGCTGGGCGTTTTAGGGGCAGGGGGGGGATTCTCATGGCCCTGGTCGTGCTCGCGGCGCTGATGCCTGCGGCGGCGCCAATGCCCGCAGGGGCGGCAGAAAGCGCTTTTCATGCTTTTCTTGAGTCGCTCTGGCCGCGGGCGGCGGCGCGAGGCGTCAGCCGTGCGACGTTCACGCAGACAATTGCCGACATCACCGAGGATCCGTCAGTGCCGGTGGCGGTCGGCAAGCAGCCGGAATTCGAGCGGCTTCTGTCCGCCTATTTCAAAGAGGCTGTCTCGCCGACGCGGATCGCGCGCGGCCGCGCCCTGGCTGGTACCTATCGTAGCGAACTTGAGACTGTCGTGCGCCGCTATGGCGTTCCTTCGGGCATTCTGCTTGCGGCGTGGGGGATGGAGAGCGATTTCGGCCGCGACCGCGGCAACAAGGATGTCGTGCGCTCCCTGGCCACACTCGCCTTTCATCCCCGCGATACCGACATTTTCGTCAACGAGTTCGTCAGCGCGCTCGTCATTCTGGAGCAGGGGCGTCTGCCGCGCGGCCGTCTTATCGGTTCCTGGGCGGGCGCCATGGGCGATCCGCAATTCATGCCCTCGGCCTATCTCAAATATGCCGTGAGCTATCGCGAAACGGGCGCGCCGGATATCTGGAACAATCCCGCCGATACGCTTGCCTCGATCGGGCATTTTTTGCGTGCCTCCGGCTGGAATCCGGCTTTGCCGTGGGGTGTCGAAGTTGTCCTGCCGGAGAATTTCGCCTTCAAGACCCTGCATGCTGATTTTCGCGACTTCGCCGCGGCGGGAGTCAAAGCGGCGAACGGGCGGGCACTGCCACAGGGCAGGGCGACTTTGTTCCTCCCCGCCGGCGCCAGCGGCCCGGCCTTTTTGCTCAGCGACAATTATTGGGTTCTGAAGGCCTATAACAATTCCGACTCTTACGCGCTGTCTCTCGCCTGTCTCGGCGACCGCATCGAAGGGCGAAGCGGGCTGCACAGAGCGTGGCCGAAAAATCAGACGCTCTTCAGCCGTTCCGAAAAGCTCGAAATCCAGAAGCTGCTGGCGAAGCTCAATCTTTATCGCGGCACGTTCGACGGTAAATTCGGCCAGGCCTCACGCGACGCGATCCATGCCTTTCAGATCGAGGCAGGCGACGCGCCCGCAGACGGCGCGGCGCGCGCCGATCTGCTCACGCGCCTGCACGCGGCGGCGCGATAATCAAAACCGCGCGGCGATCATCTGCCAGAGATGTGCGAGCCCGTGTTTCGGCGTCTCGCCGTCCGGCGTGATCGAGACGGTTGCTGTGCGGCCGGAGACGAGGCTCTCGCCGGTTGGCACGGCATCGAGCTTGATGCGCACGGGGACGCGCTGCGCCAAGCGCACCCAGGAGAATGTGGGATTGATGTTGGCCAGAAGATTGGAGCCTTCGCTGCGCTCACGATCGACGATGCCGCCGGAGATACTCTCAACATGGCCGGTGAGATCGCGCGTATCGCCCATCAGCCGGATCGTGGCGCGGCTGCCGACATGGATACGCGGCAATTTCGTTTCCTCGAAATAGCCTTCGACGCGCAGCGTGTCTTCGTCGATCAGGGCCATCGCACCTTGACCGGTGGAAATATAGGTGCCAGGGCGCAGGCCCATATTAGTGATCATTCCATTGACGGAGGCGCGCACCTCCGAGCGGGCGAGATTGAGCTTGGCGAGATCGCGCGCGGCGACAGCCTGATCGTATCCAGCTCTCGCGGATTCCGCGCTCGCCCTGGAGAGTTCGAGCTGTTGCTGGGTCACAGAGAGGTCCGTGAGCTTGCTGTAGCGGGCATAATCGGAGGCGGCCTGTATGTTTGCGGCATCTTTCGCCGCGACCTGCGCTTCGGCCTCGCGCAGCGCGATCTTGAAGCGCTCCGGGTCTATGCGGAAAAGGACATCTCCCTTCTTCACATGCTGATTGTCGCGCACGAGCACTTCGGACACGAGGCCGGAGACATCTGGTGCGATGATCGCGACATCCGTGCGTATCCGGCCGTCGCGCGTCCAGGGCGCGTCGATGTAATAATCCCAAAGGCCGATGCCGACGAAAATGGCCGCCACGACGGCAACCAGCGTCGTCAGTGCGCGCAAGGGCCAGGCAAATTTCCTCATGTGGTGAACTCTTGAGCGATGAATACGACAAGACCGAGGGTCACGACATAGAGCGCCAGGTCGAACAGGGCGCGATGCCAGACCAGATTGTAGAAGTGGCAGGCGGCGAGAATCCTGCGCAGCATCGCCGTGAGCGCGAAAGCGATCAGCATCCAGATTCCGAGCGTCGGAATGAAAACGCCAATGATGTCGAATTCGCCGCTCATGCCGCCATCTCCGGCTGGGCTGTCGATACAGGCGGATGATAGGGCAGGGCGTCGGGGAAAAGAGCACGCCGTAGCCCGTAGAGGCCAATCAATGCGGCATGAATGTCGGCCGAATTGCTGTAGGCAGCAGTCATTTCGAGGGCAGAATCAATATCGACCTTTAGTTTTTCGGGCGGATTTTCATCGGCCGTAGAAAAGTGCGCAGCCACCCCGCGCAGGACGCGCAGGACAGCTTCGTGGATGACGCCTGGAAGCCGCGGTTCCACGCGCCTCAACTCGGTGAGATTCATGCCGACGCGCACCTCGCCGATGAGCGAGACCGTCCACTCGGTTTCTTCCGGCGGCAGCGATGTGATCCGCATCGCGATGAGGCCGACGCGGTCGAGCATCAGCGCGGCAAGTTCAAGACTGTCCTGCGCGCGATCCGATAGCGCGGCCTTTGCGAGTTCGCGGCGGTTGAGGCGATGCAGCCGGCGGGCGGTAAACGTGGCTTCGACCGAACGCATCAGCAGCGTCACGATTGCGGCGATCCACATGCCGGCGATAATCGCAAAGGCGCCATTGGCAAAGCTGGCGAAATCGCCCGCATAATTATCCTGGATCGCGATCGTCGAGGCACCGAAAATGGCGGCGCTGACGCCCTGGAGCGCCCATTTTGGTTGCGTCATCGCAAGACCGCAGGCAATCAGTCCCGGCGCGAGCGCCAGAGCCAGCATTTCAAAATTGGTCGCCCGGGGAAGCAGAGCGAAAAGATAGATGGCCGCGCCCATGACGCCGATGATGCCGGCATTGGTGAATTTCATGATCTGCGGCGCCGGATCGTCGAGGCTCGAGAAAAAGCTGAAGGCGACCGCCGCCATCATCACGGCGGTTGCACCGTCCGGCCATGCTGTCGCAATCCAGATGACGCAGATGACGACGACGGTAACGAAGACGCCGGCCGCGGAAAGAAGTGCCGTCAGATAGTCGCGATGGCGAATTTCGCGCACCTGCGCAGTATAGCGATATTCAAGCCGTTCCGGCGCCGGAGCTGCGTTTTCGAGTGCGTCGCGGAGCTGCCGGAAATCCTCACGCAGATCGACGAAATCGCGCAGCCGTGCCGCAAGCGTTGTCACCGCAAGTTCGCGTCCGCCGGGCGCTTTGCCGAGCGGCGGGTCGGCGGCGTCGATGTCCCGGCGCAAAGCGGCAATTTCGTCCGCGTCATGCCGCCCGCTTGCAATCCATCTCCGCGTATCGTCGATCACGCGGCGCATCGGTTCCGGCATCGCCTTGACGCGTTCGAGAAGCGTGATGCGGTCCACAAGAGATGCGACAATCGGCAGATACATCAACATATGCTGGCGCAGCAAACTGAGCGTCCGGCTTGTGTCGCTTTGGGCTTCAGACTCGTGGCTCAGCGGAATGGCGAGCGCATCGAGCGCGATCGTTTCGGCGGCGAGATGAACGCGATCTTCATGGGCCTGCGTTTCGTCGACCTCGCCGCCCAATGCGCCGACGATCCAGGCGCGGGCATCCGTGGCCCAGCTATTGAAGCGATTAACGAGGACAGGCCGGACGGATTGCGGAAAGACAAGAGACGAGGCGAGGGTCGCGCAAAGGATGCCGAGCGTGATTTCTTCCACGCGCGAGACGGCCGTATCGAAGACGGTTCCGGGATCATCGACCACGGGAAAACCGATAATGGCGGCGGTATAGCCGGCCAGCATCGGCATGTAGGAGGCAGGCGTCCGGTCGAGGAGGGAAACGTAAAGGCAGGTAGCGATCCAGAGCGCCATGACCAAGGTCAGAAGCACCGGCGCGTTGACGAAGTTCGGCACCAGAGCAACGGCACCAACTGCGCCTAGCGCTGTGCCGCCGACACGGAAGATCGCCTTGGAGCGGGTCGCACCGGCGAAGATCTGGCTGGTGATGTAGACCGTGGTTAGTGCCCAATAGGGACGCGGCAGATCGATCCACATCGCAATATAAAGCGCGAGCAGCCCGGCGGCGAAAGTTCTGAGCGCGAAGAGCCAGTCGCGCGCAGCGAAGATGGGGAAGGGACTCGTCATCCGGCTCGGGCCCTGCGCGGAGGCGCAGCGCGCTCCGTCTCGGCGCCATTTTTGGCATGATCCTCGATGGCGCGGAAGACGCGGAGGCAGGCTTCAAAATCCTCGGCGGTGATATGAGCAAAGGCTTCGTCGCGCAGATGTCCGAGATCGCCTTCGATCCTGGCGAGCAGAAGTTTGCCGGAGGCCGTGAGATTCAGGAGTTTGGCGCGGCGGTCGCTCGGATCTTCGCGGCGCTCGATCAATCCCATCGCACTGAGATGGTCGAGATGGCGCACGAGCGTCGGCCCCTCGACACCGATGGCGTCGGCCAGTGCTGTCTGCGTGAGCGTCCCGAGGCGACCAATAAGGATGAGGGGAATAGCCACGGCATCCGAGAGGCCATGCACCTTGGAAACGCCATCGGCGAGGCGCCGCCAGAGCCGGCTCTTCAAAAGCATTTCATGGGTGAACGCCAGGCGTAACCGGCACAATTCCTTCGAGGCCGCCACCAGCGCTCCTCCAACAGGCATTAAATTAGTTAGCAAGCTAATAATTAGCAAACGATGTGTCAAGGTTTGCGCAGGCGGTCGCCACGGGCTTGACCGTTGGGGGAAGAAGCAGGCCGTGCCGTTGTGGGGGGAGCCCGCGTCAGGGCACGTCGCCTAGCATAAGGGCAGGATGCGAGCAGTAAGAGCGAGTTTTGTGCGGCGCGGCGATTGCTTGGTGTCTGCCACATTCCTAAGCTAGAGAGCGCCACTCCGCGCGA is part of the Methylovirgula ligni genome and harbors:
- a CDS encoding DUF1656 domain-containing protein, with protein sequence MSGEFDIIGVFIPTLGIWMLIAFALTAMLRRILAACHFYNLVWHRALFDLALYVVTLGLVVFIAQEFTT
- a CDS encoding MarR family winged helix-turn-helix transcriptional regulator; its protein translation is MAASKELCRLRLAFTHEMLLKSRLWRRLADGVSKVHGLSDAVAIPLILIGRLGTLTQTALADAIGVEGPTLVRHLDHLSAMGLIERREDPSDRRAKLLNLTASGKLLLARIEGDLGHLRDEAFAHITAEDFEACLRVFRAIEDHAKNGAETERAAPPRRARAG
- a CDS encoding FUSC family protein → MTSPFPIFAARDWLFALRTFAAGLLALYIAMWIDLPRPYWALTTVYITSQIFAGATRSKAIFRVGGTALGAVGAVALVPNFVNAPVLLTLVMALWIATCLYVSLLDRTPASYMPMLAGYTAAIIGFPVVDDPGTVFDTAVSRVEEITLGILCATLASSLVFPQSVRPVLVNRFNSWATDARAWIVGALGGEVDETQAHEDRVHLAAETIALDALAIPLSHESEAQSDTSRTLSLLRQHMLMYLPIVASLVDRITLLERVKAMPEPMRRVIDDTRRWIASGRHDADEIAALRRDIDAADPPLGKAPGGRELAVTTLAARLRDFVDLREDFRQLRDALENAAPAPERLEYRYTAQVREIRHRDYLTALLSAAGVFVTVVVICVIWIATAWPDGATAVMMAAVAFSFFSSLDDPAPQIMKFTNAGIIGVMGAAIYLFALLPRATNFEMLALALAPGLIACGLAMTQPKWALQGVSAAIFGASTIAIQDNYAGDFASFANGAFAIIAGMWIAAIVTLLMRSVEATFTARRLHRLNRRELAKAALSDRAQDSLELAALMLDRVGLIAMRITSLPPEETEWTVSLIGEVRVGMNLTELRRVEPRLPGVIHEAVLRVLRGVAAHFSTADENPPEKLKVDIDSALEMTAAYSNSADIHAALIGLYGLRRALFPDALPYHPPVSTAQPEMAA
- a CDS encoding efflux RND transporter periplasmic adaptor subunit, translated to MRKFAWPLRALTTLVAVVAAIFVGIGLWDYYIDAPWTRDGRIRTDVAIIAPDVSGLVSEVLVRDNQHVKKGDVLFRIDPERFKIALREAEAQVAAKDAANIQAASDYARYSKLTDLSVTQQQLELSRASAESARAGYDQAVAARDLAKLNLARSEVRASVNGMITNMGLRPGTYISTGQGAMALIDEDTLRVEGYFEETKLPRIHVGSRATIRLMGDTRDLTGHVESISGGIVDRERSEGSNLLANINPTFSWVRLAQRVPVRIKLDAVPTGESLVSGRTATVSITPDGETPKHGLAHLWQMIAARF
- a CDS encoding helix-turn-helix domain-containing protein; its protein translation is MSQTTGMTGNADKPLLRLNDREWFNRLGQVAKSIGSREFHHELVDLFGASIRHESCWIIRFSRATTPQVLFTHNVAEEVVSTYSHSYSEIDPFSDFWQDQGRAGVIMLAEAKASSMRTEAYSRIFLPNANISDEMSVFLPTVGNDCYGLFLEREQGQFSRSDVERARLVFPALEGCHRAHMSWMLANLHNGSDLELSGLANKPLLIQDRFGIDVYANDAWADAVAADGALTSLLGEFSACEHGQTRSLDGCVLKFEALRGDFPLAPHGRLFVLEPHNSSLRVAAEDFAAPVELTPRERDIFGLIMNGRTTGQIAQTLKISKGVIKNYKQRIYRKVNVDSERALVRKFAPSFRGVEAGAW
- a CDS encoding lytic murein transglycosylase, which produces MALVVLAALMPAAAPMPAGAAESAFHAFLESLWPRAAARGVSRATFTQTIADITEDPSVPVAVGKQPEFERLLSAYFKEAVSPTRIARGRALAGTYRSELETVVRRYGVPSGILLAAWGMESDFGRDRGNKDVVRSLATLAFHPRDTDIFVNEFVSALVILEQGRLPRGRLIGSWAGAMGDPQFMPSAYLKYAVSYRETGAPDIWNNPADTLASIGHFLRASGWNPALPWGVEVVLPENFAFKTLHADFRDFAAAGVKAANGRALPQGRATLFLPAGASGPAFLLSDNYWVLKAYNNSDSYALSLACLGDRIEGRSGLHRAWPKNQTLFSRSEKLEIQKLLAKLNLYRGTFDGKFGQASRDAIHAFQIEAGDAPADGAARADLLTRLHAAAR